One Arthrobacter sp. FW306-07-I genomic window carries:
- a CDS encoding 2-keto-3-deoxygluconate permease, with the protein MSVPIKATMEKVPGGMMLIPLLIGAVLGTFAPDSAKFFGSFTGALFTGGTTILAVFYVCMGASIDIKATPYILKKGGVLFGSKVLFAIIIGVIAGRFMGELPIDGGLLSGLSVLAILAALNDTNGGMYMALMGQYGKPKDVAAYSVMTLESGPFLTMVTLGVAGLSAFPWQALVGAIIPLLLGAILGALDPAMRKFLSSAAPVLIPFFALALGFGLNLGQVLNAGLLGVALGLFVLIAGGAVLFFADKLTGGSGIAGLAAATTAGNAATVPMLVAAANPAYAPAAGPATVLVAASVVVTAIGCPLMVAWYAKRLKAKQPVETPEVAPAV; encoded by the coding sequence ATGTCTGTCCCCATCAAGGCCACCATGGAAAAGGTTCCTGGCGGCATGATGCTGATCCCCCTGCTCATCGGCGCCGTGCTCGGCACCTTCGCCCCGGATTCCGCGAAGTTCTTCGGGTCCTTCACCGGCGCCCTCTTCACCGGCGGCACCACCATCCTCGCGGTGTTCTACGTCTGCATGGGCGCCAGCATCGACATCAAGGCCACCCCGTATATTCTGAAAAAGGGCGGCGTCCTCTTCGGCAGCAAGGTCCTGTTCGCCATCATCATCGGCGTCATCGCAGGCCGGTTCATGGGTGAACTTCCCATCGACGGCGGCCTGCTGTCCGGCCTCTCCGTGCTGGCGATCCTGGCCGCCCTCAATGACACCAACGGCGGCATGTACATGGCCCTCATGGGCCAGTACGGCAAGCCCAAGGACGTGGCGGCCTACTCCGTGATGACGCTGGAATCCGGCCCCTTCCTGACCATGGTGACCCTCGGCGTCGCGGGTCTTTCGGCCTTCCCGTGGCAGGCCCTGGTGGGTGCCATCATTCCCCTGCTCCTCGGCGCCATCCTGGGCGCCCTGGACCCGGCCATGCGCAAGTTCCTGTCCTCCGCGGCACCTGTCCTGATCCCGTTCTTTGCCCTGGCACTGGGCTTCGGCCTGAACCTGGGCCAGGTCCTGAACGCCGGGCTGCTCGGCGTTGCCCTGGGCCTGTTCGTGCTCATTGCCGGCGGCGCCGTGCTCTTCTTCGCGGACAAGCTCACCGGCGGCTCGGGCATCGCCGGCCTCGCGGCAGCCACCACCGCAGGCAACGCAGCAACCGTTCCCATGCTGGTGGCCGCGGCCAACCCGGCATATGCCCCGGCAGCGGGCCCGGCAACCGTGCTGGTGGCCGCGTCCGTAGTGGTGACCGCCATCGGCTGCCCGCTCATGGTCGCTTGGTACGCTAAGCGCCTGAAAGCCAAGCAGCCCGTGGAAACCCCCGAGGTGGCCCCAGCAGTATGA
- a CDS encoding SDR family oxidoreductase, which yields MILVVGGTGRLGRAVVSLLLAAGQQVRIMARGKSQPFPRKMSDGVELLRGDLGSDADCQQAVAGCDGLVFAASGFGVKDSNPRTVDRDGAIRLVRAAAAAEVKHVVMMSMHGAAADGPIDFLRCKAAAEDAVRSSGVHWTIVRIGALLEQRLETMTAPLESKGKVPVFGSGSAPVTYTSVRDAAAVVVRALRDPALRDRVIEWGSHTLTGNQLAEAVLARAGHGKVQRVPAAALRVLSVAAKPFSPFLARVAGAGIWEESGTAAFEFGLARAEFPDIPVTGLQQVLEESGALGTST from the coding sequence ATGATCCTGGTGGTCGGCGGCACCGGCCGCCTCGGCCGCGCCGTGGTTTCCCTGCTCCTTGCCGCCGGGCAGCAGGTCCGCATCATGGCCCGGGGCAAGTCCCAGCCCTTCCCCCGAAAGATGAGCGACGGCGTCGAGCTCCTCCGCGGGGACCTCGGCTCAGACGCGGACTGCCAGCAAGCGGTGGCTGGCTGCGATGGGCTGGTGTTCGCGGCTTCAGGATTCGGGGTCAAGGACTCGAACCCGCGGACGGTGGACCGCGACGGCGCCATCCGGCTGGTCCGCGCGGCGGCCGCGGCCGAAGTGAAACATGTGGTGATGATGTCCATGCATGGTGCTGCCGCCGACGGGCCTATCGACTTCCTGCGCTGCAAGGCTGCGGCCGAGGATGCGGTGCGCTCGTCCGGCGTGCACTGGACGATTGTCCGGATCGGGGCCCTCCTGGAACAGCGGCTTGAGACCATGACGGCCCCGCTTGAATCGAAGGGCAAGGTGCCGGTGTTCGGCTCGGGATCCGCCCCCGTGACCTATACCTCGGTCCGGGACGCCGCCGCCGTCGTGGTCCGTGCCCTCCGCGACCCGGCGCTTCGGGACCGCGTCATCGAGTGGGGCTCGCACACGCTGACCGGCAACCAGCTTGCGGAGGCTGTGCTTGCCCGGGCAGGCCATGGAAAGGTTCAGCGCGTTCCGGCGGCCGCCCTGCGGGTGCTGTCGGTGGCGGCCAAGCCGTTTTCACCGTTCCTGGCCAGGGTGGCAGGGGCCGGTATCTGGGAGGAATCGGGGACGGCTGCTTTTGAGTTTGGCCTGGCGCGCGCCGAGTTTCCCGACATTCCCGTCACCGGGCTACAGCAGGTGCTTGAGGAGTCCGGCGCGTTGGGAACTTCGACGTAG
- a CDS encoding ABC transporter permease, translating to MIRYLSTRLWHSAITLVLASVVIFIGIRQLPGDPAIAMAGEEASPEQLDAIRSQLGLDQPLPVQYFSFIGRLLQGDLGKSTRTGTPVTDLLAGTLPVTLWLAAYAIVVAVVVGVLLGVVAERYRGRWPEWLSNGFALIGLSVPSFWLGLLAILYLAVNLGWFPASGYVDVATNPVRGLYYLTLPAVILGTGLAAVILRQTRASMIETMSTDYVRTARAKGLGGGRILFRYGLRNSLIVVVTIVGLQLGGLISGAVVTERIFALPGFGKLTLDSVFTRDYPVIQAVVLVITVGYILINLAVDILYSVINPRIRVGSN from the coding sequence ATGATCCGATACCTCTCGACCCGTCTCTGGCACTCAGCCATCACCCTGGTGCTCGCCTCCGTGGTCATCTTTATTGGCATCCGCCAACTCCCCGGTGACCCGGCCATTGCCATGGCGGGGGAGGAGGCCAGTCCTGAACAGCTGGACGCCATCCGCTCCCAGCTCGGCCTGGACCAGCCCCTCCCCGTCCAGTACTTCTCCTTCATTGGCCGGCTGCTGCAGGGAGACCTGGGAAAGTCCACCCGCACCGGAACACCCGTCACGGACCTGCTCGCCGGCACCCTGCCCGTGACGCTGTGGCTTGCCGCCTACGCAATCGTGGTGGCCGTCGTCGTCGGCGTCCTGCTCGGCGTGGTGGCCGAGCGGTACCGCGGCCGCTGGCCGGAATGGCTCTCCAACGGCTTTGCCCTCATCGGCCTGTCCGTCCCCAGCTTCTGGCTTGGCCTGCTGGCCATCCTCTACCTGGCCGTCAACCTTGGCTGGTTCCCCGCGTCAGGCTATGTCGACGTCGCTACGAACCCCGTGCGCGGCCTGTACTACCTGACGCTGCCGGCGGTGATCCTGGGCACCGGCCTCGCCGCCGTCATCCTGCGCCAGACGCGGGCCTCCATGATCGAAACCATGAGCACGGACTACGTCCGAACCGCCCGCGCCAAGGGCCTGGGCGGCGGCCGGATCCTGTTCCGCTACGGGCTCCGGAACTCCCTGATCGTGGTGGTCACCATCGTGGGCCTGCAGCTGGGCGGACTGATCTCCGGCGCCGTGGTCACGGAGCGCATCTTCGCCCTGCCCGGCTTCGGCAAGCTCACCCTGGACTCCGTCTTCACCCGCGACTACCCCGTGATCCAGGCCGTGGTGCTGGTCATCACCGTTGGGTACATCCTCATTAACCTTGCGGTGGACATCCTGTACTCCGTGATCAACCCGCGAATCCGAGTAGGAAGCAACTGA
- a CDS encoding ABC transporter permease, which translates to MAVTDIRPAAPGATSLGSDRGRIWKSLRRNPLGLAGGILLALVVLVALLAPLLAPYDPAQVHFATPFQKPGTVGFLLGTDDLGRDIFSRLVFGIRSSLEVGVLAVLLSVVIGTPLGLLAGYWRWLDAIISRLNDVTLAFPFLIIAVGLVAITGPSLGNAAVAIGIAHIPAMIRIIRGETLRIKESDFVIGAKTMDASGGRIIFQHILPNTASSLIVQATVIMPAAVIGEAVLSFLGLGIQPPAPSLGIMLSDAQQYLFRSPTAAIVPGLGIAAICLAFNLFGDALRDALDPAATSRKK; encoded by the coding sequence ATGGCCGTCACCGACATCCGCCCTGCAGCCCCGGGCGCAACCAGCCTGGGCTCCGACCGCGGACGCATCTGGAAGTCGCTCCGGCGAAACCCCCTGGGCCTGGCCGGCGGTATCCTGCTGGCCCTCGTGGTCCTGGTCGCACTGCTGGCACCGCTCCTGGCGCCGTACGATCCGGCGCAGGTCCACTTCGCCACCCCGTTCCAGAAGCCCGGCACGGTGGGCTTCCTGCTGGGCACCGACGACCTGGGCCGGGACATCTTCTCCCGGCTGGTCTTCGGTATCCGTTCCTCCCTCGAGGTCGGGGTGCTCGCGGTCCTGCTCTCGGTGGTCATCGGAACCCCGCTGGGGCTGCTCGCCGGCTACTGGCGTTGGCTGGACGCCATCATTTCGCGGCTCAACGACGTGACCCTGGCCTTCCCCTTCCTGATCATCGCGGTGGGCCTCGTGGCCATCACCGGCCCCAGCCTGGGCAACGCCGCAGTGGCCATCGGCATCGCACACATCCCCGCCATGATCCGGATCATCCGCGGCGAAACCCTGCGGATCAAGGAAAGCGACTTCGTCATTGGCGCCAAGACCATGGATGCCTCCGGCGGGCGGATCATCTTCCAGCACATCCTGCCCAACACCGCCTCCTCCCTCATCGTGCAGGCCACGGTGATCATGCCCGCGGCCGTCATCGGCGAAGCGGTGCTGTCCTTCCTGGGCCTGGGCATCCAACCGCCCGCACCCAGCCTGGGCATCATGCTCTCCGACGCCCAGCAGTACCTCTTCCGCTCACCCACAGCGGCCATCGTCCCCGGCCTGGGCATCGCCGCGATCTGCCTGGCCTTCAACCTGTTCGGCGACGCCCTGCGCGACGCCCTGGACCCCGCCGCCACCAGCCGAAAGAAATAG
- a CDS encoding YciI-like protein: MHAVLEYTYADDYLESREQYRADHLRAGWEAVERGELLLGGAVGEVPFKGLLIFTGENAVEAAKAFAAADPYVLNGVVTEWTANPWTTVLGNEAATPVRP, translated from the coding sequence ATGCACGCCGTGCTGGAATACACCTACGCAGACGACTACCTCGAAAGCCGCGAACAGTACCGCGCAGACCACCTCCGGGCGGGGTGGGAGGCAGTCGAACGCGGCGAGCTCCTGCTGGGCGGCGCCGTTGGCGAAGTCCCCTTCAAAGGCTTGTTGATCTTCACCGGCGAAAACGCAGTGGAAGCCGCCAAAGCTTTTGCAGCCGCCGACCCCTACGTCCTCAACGGCGTGGTCACGGAGTGGACCGCCAACCCGTGGACAACGGTGCTCGGAAACGAAGCGGCCACACCAGTCCGCCCCTAA
- a CDS encoding DeoR/GlpR family DNA-binding transcription regulator — MLSANARREEIYHLAVTTGLASVEELSAKFEVTASTIRRDLALLNSQGRLARTYGGAMALGAHPEASLRQRTGEAFEQKHAIARWAASVIQPGENILLDAGSTAGALAHELRGFDRLSVTTPGLNTLQELADSEGIEVDCLGGRLRGVSQSFVGPLAEAALERMSFDRVFLGADAVTAEDGICEADHAQTRLKELMARRGRLVYVLADSSKLGLRPFHAWARLALPWTLVTDDGADPAQVQKFRDAGVQVEVASVSG; from the coding sequence ATGCTCAGCGCAAACGCGCGGCGCGAGGAGATCTACCACCTTGCCGTGACCACCGGCCTTGCCTCCGTGGAGGAGCTCTCCGCCAAGTTCGAGGTGACCGCGTCCACCATCCGCCGCGACCTGGCGCTGCTGAATTCGCAGGGCCGGCTGGCCCGTACGTACGGCGGGGCGATGGCGCTGGGCGCGCATCCGGAGGCGTCGCTGCGGCAGCGCACGGGTGAGGCGTTCGAGCAAAAGCATGCCATAGCCCGGTGGGCGGCGTCGGTGATCCAGCCCGGGGAAAACATCCTGCTCGACGCCGGCTCCACGGCGGGTGCACTGGCACACGAACTGCGCGGGTTTGATCGGCTGTCCGTGACGACGCCTGGCCTGAATACTTTGCAGGAGCTGGCCGATTCCGAGGGCATAGAGGTGGACTGCCTGGGCGGCCGGCTCCGGGGCGTCTCGCAGAGTTTCGTGGGGCCGTTGGCCGAGGCGGCGCTGGAGCGGATGAGCTTCGACCGGGTGTTCCTGGGCGCGGACGCCGTCACCGCCGAGGACGGCATCTGCGAAGCCGACCACGCCCAGACCCGCCTCAAGGAGCTGATGGCCCGGCGGGGGCGTTTGGTTTATGTTTTGGCCGACTCCTCCAAACTCGGGCTGCGGCCGTTCCACGCCTGGGCGCGGCTGGCACTCCCGTGGACCCTGGTGACGGACGACGGCGCCGACCCCGCCCAGGTGCAGAAGTTCCGCGACGCGGGGGTACAGGTTGAGGTGGCCTCCGTTTCCGGGTAA
- the pdxA gene encoding 4-hydroxythreonine-4-phosphate dehydrogenase PdxA, with protein sequence MGRPIVAITMGDAAGIGPEIIVKALADSELRSKARMLVIGDLRRMQLAADIVSSPLTLRKVTEPSEALFQEGTIDVLDIDCIPEDLAWGELSAAAGHGSYLFIEKAVQLAMDRQVDAICTGPLNKAALHAAGHKFPGHTELLAELTGTEEVSMMLTAPKMRVIHVTTHIGLIDAIAKINGDLVYRTIKRGYELLRTSGIENPRIAVCAINPHAGENGLFGYGEEAEKIQPGIEKAQADGINAFGPLPADTLFFLAGRGDFDLVVAQYHDQGHGPVKVLGLENGVNITVGLPVVRTSVDHGTAFDIAGKNIADHESLLEALRQAVDLAPARDEA encoded by the coding sequence ATGGGACGCCCGATTGTAGCCATCACCATGGGCGACGCGGCCGGCATTGGCCCGGAGATCATCGTCAAGGCCCTGGCGGACAGCGAACTCCGGTCCAAGGCGCGGATGCTGGTCATCGGCGATCTGCGCCGGATGCAGCTCGCCGCGGACATCGTGTCCAGCCCGCTGACCCTGCGCAAGGTCACCGAACCGTCGGAGGCATTGTTCCAGGAAGGCACCATCGATGTGCTGGACATCGACTGCATTCCGGAGGACCTGGCCTGGGGCGAGCTGTCCGCCGCCGCCGGACACGGTTCGTACCTCTTCATCGAGAAAGCCGTGCAGCTGGCAATGGATCGCCAGGTGGATGCCATCTGCACTGGACCGCTCAACAAGGCGGCCCTGCACGCGGCCGGACACAAGTTCCCGGGCCACACGGAACTCCTCGCCGAACTGACCGGCACCGAGGAAGTGTCCATGATGCTGACCGCGCCCAAGATGCGCGTCATCCACGTGACCACGCACATCGGCCTCATCGACGCCATCGCCAAGATCAACGGCGACCTGGTCTACCGGACCATCAAGCGCGGGTATGAGCTGCTGCGCACCTCCGGGATCGAGAACCCGCGGATTGCCGTGTGCGCCATTAACCCGCACGCGGGCGAGAACGGTCTGTTCGGCTACGGCGAAGAGGCGGAGAAGATCCAGCCGGGCATCGAGAAGGCCCAGGCGGACGGCATCAACGCGTTCGGCCCGCTCCCGGCGGACACCCTGTTCTTCCTGGCCGGCCGCGGCGACTTCGACCTGGTGGTGGCCCAGTACCACGACCAGGGCCACGGACCCGTCAAGGTCCTGGGCCTGGAGAACGGCGTCAACATCACCGTGGGCCTCCCCGTGGTGCGGACGTCAGTTGACCATGGCACGGCCTTCGACATCGCCGGCAAGAACATTGCCGACCACGAGTCGCTGCTCGAGGCGCTGCGGCAGGCAGTGGACCTGGCACCAGCGCGCGACGAGGCCTGA
- a CDS encoding four-carbon acid sugar kinase family protein: protein MSTPAAKRWAIIADDLTGAADAAAAHGPTHSSSVILDLDSTWPEADILSVNTESRYLSAEDAAAAVTAAVARALEQDRQVFKKIDSLLRGNVGAEVAAALGRVSEGRSRGLALVAPAFPATGRTTVRGLVHVNGAHNAQGSFDGDVAAALAAGGLSTELVERETHPTPEELAAHLRNVQERGRDAVVLDAVSDDDLKRVAAAAALLDFPALLVGSGGLAGHVAPRGEGQDVLQEHARCVTRTLTVIGSYSGLARQQTDALVAAGARHITLDHQTLEDPAVAREVAAAMLRTDVVLTPDPMGAVDKSQALVVAEALARATAAGVEHCEALVLTGGETATAVLKALGAGSFTVIGEIEPGVVVSLLPEPLPLLVTKAGAFGDAGTLARTKQFFTSTTTEMSSK from the coding sequence ATGAGCACCCCCGCAGCCAAGCGCTGGGCAATCATCGCCGACGACCTGACGGGAGCGGCCGATGCCGCCGCAGCCCACGGACCCACCCACAGCAGCTCCGTCATCCTGGACCTGGACTCCACGTGGCCCGAAGCGGACATCCTGTCGGTCAACACCGAGAGCCGCTACCTTTCAGCGGAAGATGCAGCGGCTGCCGTCACCGCGGCTGTGGCACGCGCCCTGGAACAGGACCGGCAGGTTTTCAAGAAGATCGACTCGCTGCTTCGCGGCAACGTCGGTGCCGAGGTTGCCGCAGCGCTGGGCCGCGTCAGTGAAGGCCGCAGCAGGGGCCTGGCCCTTGTGGCCCCCGCCTTCCCGGCTACGGGAAGGACCACCGTACGCGGGTTGGTCCACGTCAACGGTGCGCACAACGCGCAGGGAAGCTTCGACGGCGACGTCGCGGCGGCGCTTGCCGCCGGCGGTCTTTCGACTGAACTCGTGGAGCGGGAAACGCACCCCACCCCGGAGGAACTGGCCGCGCACCTGCGCAACGTGCAGGAACGCGGGCGTGACGCCGTCGTACTTGACGCTGTTTCCGACGACGACCTGAAACGCGTGGCTGCCGCGGCAGCCCTGCTGGACTTCCCCGCACTCCTGGTGGGCTCCGGCGGACTGGCCGGGCACGTTGCCCCTCGTGGAGAAGGGCAGGATGTTCTTCAGGAGCACGCGAGGTGCGTGACACGGACGCTGACCGTGATTGGCAGCTATTCCGGCCTCGCCCGGCAGCAGACGGACGCGCTGGTCGCCGCAGGTGCCCGGCACATCACGCTGGACCACCAGACGCTCGAGGATCCGGCAGTCGCGCGCGAAGTTGCGGCGGCGATGCTGCGGACGGACGTGGTGTTGACGCCGGATCCCATGGGCGCCGTGGATAAATCGCAGGCGCTGGTGGTGGCGGAGGCGCTGGCACGGGCCACTGCGGCCGGCGTCGAGCACTGCGAGGCGCTGGTCCTGACGGGCGGGGAAACCGCCACGGCCGTCCTAAAGGCCCTCGGCGCCGGCAGCTTCACCGTCATCGGGGAGATTGAGCCCGGAGTGGTCGTGAGCCTGCTTCCGGAGCCCCTCCCCCTGCTGGTCACCAAGGCCGGTGCATTCGGGGACGCCGGCACGCTGGCCAGGACCAAACAGTTTTTCACTAGCACTACGACTGAAATGAGTAGCAAATAA
- a CDS encoding YoaK family protein, which translates to MRKHFFGSAERLHLVLMLALTFSTGVVDAMGYLGLDRVFTGNMTGNVVLLGMAMAGGTSLPVLRPALALAFFMLGAALAGRLLRRNGEGWSPQTSAALLAVSLGLWALTVFVLLAPVQADPTLGSIVTSALALLMGTQAATAKRLKVAEITTVVVTSTITGLASDSRLAGGKGTFWQRRALAIALIMLGALAGAAALHVHLALALSMAAVIATAVTVTGHAAHRRAAAEAKADSESPSLARD; encoded by the coding sequence GTGAGGAAACATTTTTTCGGCTCAGCTGAGCGGCTGCATCTGGTGCTGATGCTGGCCCTGACGTTTTCCACCGGCGTGGTGGACGCGATGGGATACCTTGGCCTGGACCGCGTGTTCACCGGGAACATGACCGGCAACGTGGTGCTGCTGGGCATGGCCATGGCGGGCGGAACAAGCCTCCCCGTGCTGCGGCCGGCGTTGGCGCTGGCCTTCTTCATGCTTGGCGCGGCCCTGGCAGGGCGGCTTCTTCGGCGCAATGGCGAAGGCTGGTCGCCGCAGACCTCCGCGGCCCTGCTCGCGGTGTCGCTGGGCCTGTGGGCACTGACGGTCTTCGTGCTCCTGGCCCCCGTGCAGGCGGACCCCACGCTTGGCAGCATCGTCACCAGCGCACTCGCCCTGCTCATGGGCACCCAGGCCGCGACGGCGAAACGCCTGAAGGTCGCGGAGATCACCACCGTGGTGGTCACCTCCACCATCACCGGCCTCGCGTCGGATTCGCGGCTGGCCGGCGGCAAGGGAACGTTCTGGCAGCGGCGCGCCCTGGCCATCGCCCTGATCATGCTGGGAGCCCTGGCCGGAGCGGCTGCGCTGCATGTGCACCTGGCGCTTGCACTGTCCATGGCTGCGGTGATCGCTACGGCAGTCACGGTGACAGGGCACGCCGCACATCGCCGCGCTGCCGCAGAGGCAAAGGCAGACTCAGAGAGTCCCTCGCTGGCCCGGGACTGA
- a CDS encoding ABC transporter substrate-binding protein, producing MRLPFRPRALPDGTPFRARSAALGGGVAALALAMTACAPIQPLPEAVVHNDVTSAPIGNQKVVEGGDLVMALSAEPDRLDPTTSSSLYTRYVMQTMCQKLYDINAEGKIVPQLATKLPEVSNNGQTVTIQVRDDAVFADGTKFDAEAVRATLDRDLTMKGSARKSELGPISGITALNPTTVQISYKKPFAPLTAALADRAGMILSPTAVAAAGDSFGDHPVCVGPFKFKQRIPQTSIQVERDPLYYDAKNVHLDTVTYRIMTDSNIRTANLRSGDVQVADSIAPQDVDALAKERGVGVLQVGSLGYQGLTINLGNTNGVGKPVGDLNTPLAKNATIRQALSMSIDRKALVSTLFNNWYEPACSPVAPSSPFSSDAAQGCPAYDPAKAKQMLKDAGVPVPFPIKVQVTNSPDSLRYAQALQASAADGGFALTIAPVEYSTLLDVQSHGSFEALLLGWSGRVDPHGNMYNFLATGGGNNYSGYSNPAVDKLLTDASTTTDQAARAALYGKAVQQVQADDPIIYLYRIHSLTAYSNKVAGVETFADGVVHLSNAAFVKK from the coding sequence ATGAGACTCCCGTTCCGCCCCCGGGCCCTTCCGGACGGCACTCCATTCAGGGCGAGAAGCGCTGCCTTGGGCGGCGGCGTGGCCGCCTTGGCACTGGCGATGACCGCCTGCGCACCCATCCAGCCCCTGCCCGAGGCGGTAGTGCATAACGACGTGACCTCCGCCCCCATCGGCAACCAGAAAGTGGTGGAAGGCGGCGACCTGGTGATGGCCCTCTCGGCTGAACCCGACCGCCTGGACCCCACAACGTCGTCGTCCCTCTACACCCGGTACGTCATGCAGACGATGTGCCAGAAGCTGTACGACATCAACGCCGAGGGCAAGATCGTTCCGCAGCTTGCCACCAAGCTTCCCGAGGTGAGCAACAACGGGCAGACGGTGACCATCCAGGTGCGGGACGACGCCGTGTTTGCCGACGGCACCAAGTTCGACGCCGAGGCCGTCCGCGCCACCCTGGACAGGGACCTGACCATGAAAGGTTCCGCCCGCAAGAGCGAACTTGGCCCGATCAGCGGCATCACGGCCCTGAACCCCACTACCGTCCAGATCAGCTACAAGAAGCCGTTCGCTCCCCTCACCGCAGCGCTCGCGGACCGGGCCGGCATGATCCTCTCGCCCACGGCGGTTGCTGCGGCAGGGGATTCCTTTGGAGACCACCCCGTGTGCGTGGGACCGTTCAAGTTCAAGCAGCGCATCCCGCAAACCTCCATCCAGGTGGAACGGGACCCGCTCTACTACGACGCCAAAAACGTCCACCTGGACACGGTGACGTACCGGATCATGACGGACTCCAATATCAGGACCGCCAACCTGCGCTCCGGCGACGTCCAGGTGGCGGACTCCATCGCACCCCAGGACGTGGACGCGCTCGCCAAGGAACGCGGCGTCGGCGTGCTCCAGGTGGGATCCCTGGGCTACCAGGGCCTGACCATCAACCTGGGCAACACCAACGGCGTGGGCAAACCGGTGGGGGACCTCAACACGCCACTGGCCAAGAACGCCACCATCCGCCAGGCGCTGTCCATGTCGATCGACCGCAAAGCCCTGGTGAGCACGCTCTTCAACAACTGGTACGAGCCTGCCTGTTCCCCCGTGGCACCCTCCAGCCCCTTCTCTTCGGACGCCGCCCAAGGCTGCCCGGCCTACGATCCGGCGAAGGCCAAGCAGATGCTGAAGGACGCCGGGGTTCCGGTGCCCTTCCCCATCAAGGTCCAGGTCACCAACTCGCCGGACTCGCTGCGGTATGCGCAGGCGCTCCAGGCGTCCGCGGCGGACGGCGGATTCGCGCTGACCATCGCGCCCGTTGAGTACTCCACGCTCCTGGACGTCCAGAGCCACGGCAGCTTCGAAGCCCTGCTGCTCGGCTGGTCCGGACGCGTGGACCCGCACGGGAACATGTACAACTTCCTGGCCACCGGCGGCGGCAACAACTACTCCGGCTACAGCAACCCTGCCGTGGACAAGCTCCTCACCGACGCCTCCACCACCACAGACCAGGCAGCCCGCGCGGCCCTCTACGGGAAAGCCGTCCAGCAGGTGCAGGCCGACGACCCGATCATCTACCTCTACCGGATCCACAGCCTCACGGCCTACTCCAACAAAGTGGCCGGAGTGGAAACGTTCGCGGACGGTGTGGTCCACCTCAGCAACGCGGCCTTCGTGAAGAAATAA